One genomic window of Micrococcus flavus includes the following:
- a CDS encoding LCP family protein → MSRAAARAHRPRRRRSPVLVVLAVLLALLLALAVAAAVWIMGLGRSVDQGVQRFDQNAFPEESLRPAEPGAAAAGAGAAGAGRGSVFSPTAPPPGPVPAGVDPQAALAGPQAPAADEVVDGEAVDFLLVGEDSGTEGRDPSGRSDALMWVHVPGDRQDVQVMSIMRDTWVPIPGHGDAKVNAAYQYGGIPLTVATVENMFQARVDHVVAVDMAGFQGLVDALGGVTVDNPVAFTASNGQEFPQGAVEMDGADALVYARERYNLPRSDFDRVENQQRLVKAIVAKALSLDTLSSPARVQESVERFSPYLTFDDSLGSADLAALAWSLRDVRGGDIRTSTAPTAGVGDTPDGQDVVWPDWAGIAEVGRQIRTGQGGGGR, encoded by the coding sequence ATGTCCCGTGCCGCCGCCCGCGCGCACCGCCCCCGCCGTCGTCGAAGCCCCGTCCTGGTGGTGCTCGCCGTGCTGCTGGCCCTCCTGCTGGCCCTGGCCGTGGCCGCGGCCGTGTGGATCATGGGCCTGGGCCGCTCCGTGGACCAGGGCGTGCAGCGGTTCGACCAGAACGCGTTCCCCGAGGAGAGCCTCCGTCCGGCCGAGCCGGGCGCGGCCGCCGCCGGCGCCGGCGCAGCCGGAGCCGGCCGCGGGTCCGTCTTCTCGCCCACCGCCCCGCCGCCCGGCCCGGTGCCGGCGGGCGTGGACCCGCAGGCCGCCCTCGCCGGACCGCAGGCGCCCGCCGCGGACGAGGTCGTGGACGGCGAGGCGGTGGACTTCCTCCTCGTCGGTGAGGACTCCGGCACCGAGGGCCGTGACCCCTCGGGCCGCTCGGACGCCCTCATGTGGGTGCACGTGCCGGGGGACCGGCAGGACGTGCAGGTCATGTCCATCATGCGCGACACCTGGGTGCCGATCCCCGGCCATGGGGACGCGAAGGTCAACGCCGCCTACCAGTACGGGGGCATCCCGCTGACCGTGGCCACCGTGGAGAACATGTTCCAGGCGCGCGTGGACCACGTGGTGGCGGTGGACATGGCCGGCTTCCAGGGCCTCGTGGACGCACTCGGCGGGGTCACCGTGGACAACCCGGTGGCGTTCACCGCGAGCAACGGCCAGGAGTTCCCGCAGGGGGCCGTGGAGATGGACGGCGCCGACGCGCTCGTCTACGCCCGCGAGCGCTACAACCTGCCCCGCAGCGACTTCGACCGCGTGGAGAACCAGCAGCGCCTCGTGAAGGCGATCGTGGCCAAGGCGCTCTCCCTCGACACCCTCTCCAGCCCGGCCCGGGTCCAGGAGTCGGTGGAGCGCTTCTCCCCGTACCTGACCTTCGACGACTCCCTCGGCTCCGCTGACCTGGCCGCCCTGGCCTGGTCCCTGCGGGACGTGCGCGGCGGGGACATCCGCACGTCCACGGCCCCGACGGCCGGCGTCGGCGACACCCCGGACGGGCAGGACGTCGTGTGGCCCGACTGGGCCGGCATCGCCGAGGTCGGCCGCCAGATCCGCACCGGTCAGGGGGGCGGGGGACGGTGA
- a CDS encoding DUF3515 family protein, which produces MHSPASPSPARRGPVAALLGAAAVLLTACGVGTVTVEAAPHAADPACAPAMVAMPDAIGDHALRATDSQATAAWGEPAAVVLRCGVPVPGPTTDRCVSVEGVDWVVRDEAENWRLTTYGRDPAVEVLFTKTGTSSDTVMTALGSAVEQIPAERGCVSLADATPVG; this is translated from the coding sequence ATGCACTCCCCCGCCTCCCCTTCCCCGGCCCGGCGCGGCCCGGTTGCCGCGCTCCTGGGCGCCGCCGCCGTCCTCCTGACCGCCTGCGGTGTGGGCACCGTGACGGTGGAGGCCGCCCCGCACGCCGCGGACCCGGCCTGCGCCCCCGCCATGGTGGCGATGCCGGACGCGATCGGTGACCACGCCCTGCGCGCCACGGACAGCCAGGCCACGGCCGCGTGGGGCGAGCCGGCCGCCGTCGTGCTCCGGTGCGGCGTGCCGGTGCCGGGGCCCACCACGGACCGGTGCGTGTCCGTGGAGGGGGTGGACTGGGTGGTGCGGGACGAGGCGGAGAACTGGCGCCTGACCACCTACGGCCGCGACCCCGCCGTCGAGGTGCTGTTCACCAAGACCGGGACGAGCTCCGACACCGTGATGACGGCGCTCGGCTCGGCCGTGGAGCAGATCCCCGCCGAGCGCGGCTGCGTCAGCCTCGCCGACGCAACGCCCGTGGGCTGA
- a CDS encoding D-alanine--D-alanine ligase family protein — translation MTRTIPTAAGRRPRVLLLFGGRSSEHPISCITAAGVLHAADPERWDVVPVGVAPSGLWSHGEVDAAAFALDGGELPAVPEPERPVSLRARPDGAVELVGGDGEDLGAVDVVFPLLHGPWGEDGTLQGMFETLGLPYVGCGVLSSAVGMDKHFMKVAFEAAGLEVGPWETVTDRQWRRDPEAALARAGALAYPLFVKPARGGSSFGITKVESPEDLRAAVEEARRFDPKVVVEAGILGREIECAVLDGRAGDAPRASLPGEIVVKGADAGHQFYDFEAKYQDREAAQLSCPAELPEEEIERLRSLAVRAFEAVDGAGLGRCDFFFTPDGRWVVNEINTMPGFTPISMYPAMWERTGIAYPELITELLELALERGVGLH, via the coding sequence ATGACCCGGACCATCCCCACCGCCGCGGGCCGCCGGCCCCGTGTGCTGCTGCTGTTCGGCGGGCGCTCGAGCGAGCACCCCATCAGCTGCATCACGGCCGCGGGCGTGCTGCACGCCGCCGACCCCGAGCGCTGGGACGTGGTGCCCGTCGGCGTCGCCCCCTCCGGGCTGTGGTCCCACGGCGAGGTGGACGCGGCCGCGTTCGCCCTCGACGGCGGCGAGCTCCCCGCCGTGCCCGAGCCGGAGCGCCCGGTGTCGCTGCGCGCCCGTCCGGACGGCGCGGTCGAGCTCGTGGGCGGGGACGGGGAGGACCTGGGCGCGGTGGACGTGGTGTTCCCGCTCCTGCACGGCCCGTGGGGCGAGGACGGCACGCTGCAGGGCATGTTCGAGACCCTCGGCCTGCCGTACGTGGGGTGCGGGGTGCTCTCCTCCGCCGTCGGCATGGACAAGCACTTCATGAAGGTCGCGTTCGAGGCCGCCGGCCTCGAGGTGGGCCCGTGGGAGACCGTCACCGACCGCCAGTGGCGGCGCGACCCCGAGGCGGCCCTCGCCCGCGCGGGCGCCCTCGCGTACCCGCTGTTCGTCAAGCCCGCCCGCGGCGGCTCCTCCTTCGGCATCACCAAGGTGGAGTCCCCCGAGGACCTGCGCGCCGCGGTCGAGGAGGCCCGCCGCTTCGACCCGAAGGTCGTGGTGGAGGCCGGCATCCTCGGCCGGGAGATCGAGTGCGCCGTGCTGGACGGCCGCGCCGGGGACGCCCCGCGGGCGTCCCTGCCCGGGGAGATCGTGGTGAAGGGGGCCGACGCCGGCCACCAGTTCTACGACTTCGAGGCCAAGTACCAGGACCGGGAGGCCGCCCAGCTCTCCTGCCCGGCGGAGCTGCCGGAGGAGGAGATCGAGCGTCTGCGCTCCCTCGCGGTGCGCGCGTTCGAGGCGGTGGACGGCGCGGGCCTGGGCCGCTGCGACTTCTTCTTCACGCCGGACGGGCGCTGGGTGGTCAACGAGATCAACACCATGCCGGGGTTCACCCCCATCAGCATGTACCCGGCCATGTGGGAGCGGACCGGGATCGCCTACCCCGAGCTGATCACCGAGCTGCTCGAGCTCGCCCTCGAGCGGGGCGTCGGCCTGCACTGA